Within Rhododendron vialii isolate Sample 1 chromosome 12a, ASM3025357v1, the genomic segment TTGTTGATCTTTGCTGGGTTTGTGTCTTGATTTGTAATTTGTAGATCGGatgctttattttgttttttgtccatAGGTGATTTTTGCTAAGTAGATTTTGCTTTCCATATGTATAATCATCTTTTGATGGCCACATTAGCAATGGCTTGAAGCGACGACGTGGTTGCTTGTGATTCTTAGTTTTATTTCACTGATGCTTTATAGAGTCCAAAGTGGGTGAGCAACTCATATCTCTACAGCTTGTGGCCTTGAATCTTTAAATTGGTTTCCAAGTAAAACCCGGAATGCTTTGGAACTCCTCACCAAAAAAGGGGTGTTTTTCCTTTCATATGTAATGTCTTTTTGACTCTCATCTTTATGAGGAGCAATATAGAGTTAtcttttattgtcttttttgtACCAACTACTGTATTATTCTTTCACTATATGACATGAATGAAATGCATTTTTGAAATAGCTGAGTGAAatgtctatggggaggttgatGCGGTGGAAAAACATTGGAGAAATGATTAAAAAAGTCAGCATCTATAATCTATTAGTGTTTTACAATTATTGAAAGTGTATTTCATCATGTGGTTTGGAAGAAAATGACATAGCTCAATTTGGGACAAGTTATGGATAAGCTGCAAATGAAGCATGTGCCTGGAAAATACCAAGCatatgctgaaaatgttttaTTGCGGCCTCTGgcaatttttcataatttatGGTGTGGTGATTAACTCCTGAGTTCAGACTATCTGTATTTTCTCGTTCTAGAAGTTCCATTTAGAAGAATTGAGTCTCCATGTTCAATGGGTCTCCAAATTTGGAGACTTAAATTTAAGTATCTGTTTTGGTTAATCAAATGGAGTTcattcattctccattttggaaGACTGGGAGTCATGGGGGACATGTCTAAATTACCTACAACTGTTATCATTTGAAACATAACTTAAAGAATAGGGCATTGAAACAAGATAAAGTATTTGCTTTGAGAACCATCCTGCTTTCTTTGTGCCTTCGATTATTAACgccttgcttttcttttctccaccCCCAAAGACTTCTTAAATGAAATTTTGTAGGAAATTGTTGGCCTTAAAGATCGTCTTCAAAATTGCCCCATTTAATCAAGCTAACTGCAGAATAGGGCATGGTGATATTGACTATGATCAAACGGAACAGTCTCTCTTCATGTAGAGACCTGTaaaatttttccattttctttaatCGTTTAAATATGTGCAGGATCGTAATTTTGGTGTTGTAATGATGTTTGGAGGTGTTGGTATCAAGCAGGGTTCGATTTGGTGTTCGTTGGCGAGCTAACTTCTTATCCATATTCGGATAAATAACTGAATTCCATTTCATCGACTTTACTCTCTTAGCTGCCATTTGCTTCATAATTTTGCGACGAAGTTCATCAACTAAATAAAAAACAGGCATTTTCCGAGCTTTAAGAATCCAATTGTTAAACGACTCCACAGCACTAGAGCTCATCTCGCCGTACCGTTGACCTTTAAAATACGCGTTACTCCAATGCTTTTTAGGGACACTCGCAATAAAGGTCCTAGCTTTATCCCCACCAAATTGGTAAAAATCTTCCTCCGCAGCTTTGTAAACCAACACCGATGAAGCATATGCACATTTGTTGAACAATTCTACGAGCCTGTTCCGAAAACTTTTCCTAAACCGACCAGGAAAGTGATCCGTCAAGTTAAACTGTATGTGATAAAGACAGTATGCATGATGACAACCGGGGAACATAACAGGAATGTTGTTGACAAGACCTGCGTTACGATCAGTAATAAAGGTAATAGGACGAGTGGACAATGTACTCCTCAAAAGGCCAAGAAACCAAGTCCAATTAGCATCATTTTCagcgtcacaaattgcataagCTATAGGGAATAAACCTGCACATGAATGATAAACGTATAACGTTATATGCGAACTTCTATCATGTGTAGCTTCACATAATAGAACATACAATGTTATATATTCAAAACTGTACAAATGAAATttaatatataaggttataacATAAACAACGAACACAAACATACATTGATTTGCATCTTTCCCTGTTGCAGCAAGGAGTGTTCCTTTGAATCTACCTTTCAAATGGGTGGCATCAAGACACAGAAAAGGCCGACAGTAATTGAACCCCTTGATACAAGCATCAAACAACACAAATAACCGTGAAAACTCTTTGGTTACAGGATCAGATTCTAGCCTCAATACGCTCCCCGGATTCGTAGCCCTTGCAGCTTCAACGTACCACCGAAACCTATCGAATGAACCTTCATAATCTCCATACAATTCCCCCCTTGCCTTCTCCACACCTAACCAAGCATTATGATAGCACaaatcaagaccatacttgtcCGTAAACCAATCCTGCATGTCGATTGGAGAAGTCTTGGGTTTTTTCTCAACAATCCCAGCTATCTCATTTGCAACCAGACGGGATGACACGCGCTTATGCTTATTGGTTCGGTATGTTGACCCACAATTATGCTCATTATGACACTTTTTAATATGAAATACTCCATTGGTTCTATTTAAAATAGCATGCACCTTCCATTCACACCCTGTAATAACACAAACAGCCGTAACCCTaagtaaatcatttttcatgAAATGGTACATGAAGTCATTCTCAATCGCATATTTAGCCAGCACAGCCCTGAACTCCTTCACATCTTTGGGAAACTCTTGTCCAACACCCTCTATCAAATTAGCCCAAGCTTCAGTCAAAGACCTAGTCTCCGTATGTTTACAATACTTTTCCGTGGGGTCCATTCCATCCACATATTCTACCTCATCATCAACAACTTCATCAACATCATCCACTTCATCAATAGTACTACCAACAATTAACCGGCTACTATGTTCATTCTCATCAACCTTTGCATTTATGCGATCACAATTACTAAGCAAGAAAAGCATGTTCTCAAAATCAGATTCATTCTGAAGAGCACAAAAACCATTCTCATAAGCATATGAAACAGAAAACCTCCCTACCGATAGATTCTTCCACCTATTACAAATGTTGCTTAAGACATCCTTCAACCTACCACCACCCGATAACCTCACCGAAAAAATCTgcaacccatacttacaaataAACATGACTGTTGAATCCATAACAATTGCACACATAACAatacacaacaacaacaaaaatcaaaTAACCGATAAATAAGGTTATATATCAAAAAGAGGACAAAGTTTCAAACATATATGGTCATATATTTGCGTATGTCATATGTAACTCATAACTCTATATACAATgtcatataacgttatataatagCAATAACGTTATATCAGTTTCAAAAACATTATATAAGAACACTAACGTTATATGCATAGTATCTGAAAAGGATAATATAGAATGTCATACAACGTTATATAAgtataacaacgttatacttatatatacttatataacattggagatagagatagagtgagagagagacgatagagagagacgagagagatagacagagacagagacgatagagagaatgagagagatacccaagagagagagtgtgccTACAACATCAACAGAGAGAGacgatagagagagagagagagagagagagagagagagaatgagagagatacCCGAGAGGGAGGGAGGCGAGACTGCTTGGATCAATATAGGGAGACGACAGACGATCACCGAAGGAAATTTATGGGAGATCAATCGATTTTTGCGAGActgctctttctctctgtcgCTCTATTCAGCGTAACTGTTATTTCCCGAGATCTTTGCGTGAGTGATTTCAAACGTAGGATAATGGGGTAAACGGAAGAGATTTGAATGGGAGGGTAAATCTGTAAGGCACTATTTCCCTTTTAAAATGTAGTGGACTTCATGCCTTatcaaatacatattagtggacttagtgggttagaaaATTGATCAGTGGACCTAATGGGTTAGAAGTAGGCTATAGTGGTccctaggccaattttttataaaaagaacaCTTATTTTCCATTCCATCTCAAGATTTATCTTGTTCTGATAGGCAATCTTGAAATTTTCCATCTGGGATTCTTAtagggtccgtttgattagtGAGATAGTagtagaaaatgcaagaaagagaaaaaaatatactttttgtGTTTACTTAGCAAGAGTATCCTAGAAATTGGTAAAAAGTGAACTTTTCTATACAACCCTCTAAAGCATGAAAGCTTGCTCtactttttctttcaaattgtgTAGGGagattttattttctcgagGAAAtcaatactccttccgtcctaaattggatgtcaatttttgatatctgtgccaatttcaattctttatatctttcaatatggatctcaacaaatatgcaatatagatcttatttgatagttcttgattagttctattatacaaagttttcaaattcatgaaaaacattataaattgaaagatataagcgacaaaaaatgacatgaatttcaaaaattgtcatccattttgggacggagggagtaacaattACTCTTACTTCCTTCTTTATCCTCTTCCCTCCACCTTTTGTCTTCTAATTTCGGAACATaatgtaactttcttgcaagtTTCCTCCTTTTCAGACAAGAATATCTTCTCTTTTCTTGTAAAACTTTCATTCTAATCAAACggatgtgagaaaaaaaataattgttctttttcttttctttcactttactttctatctttttcattttccattttatttttctcgctaatcaaacggacccaTAGTGATTCATATTGAAGTCCCCAACAAACCCCCCTTCTCGAATTTTCGCACCCTAATTTTCAGACATGGTATAATggggaaagagagggagagtcaGTAAGAGTGAGTAAAGTGTGTGTAGCATCCAAGTAGGCATTTAATGGGAAAAAATGACTAGTCAGCAATTTCTATTAGTAAATTGAGGGATTGAGATGGTAGGAGCCTAATTGAATAACAGCTATTTGTTTAGGTGTCTAATTGAAGTTTAACAAAGTTTGAATATATATTAGAGATTGATGTCAAAGTTGGGGGTATTCgatcggatcaaaaaaaaagttaggggTATTTTGACATTTACCCTCTAGATTCATATAAAG encodes:
- the LOC131309428 gene encoding uncharacterized protein LOC131309428; its protein translation is MFICKYGLQIFSVRLSGGGRLKDVLSNICNRWKNLSVGRFSVSYAYENGFCALQNESDFENMLFLLSNCDRINAKVDENEHSSRLIVGSTIDEVDDVDEVVDDEVEYVDGMDPTEKYCKHTETRSLTEAWANLIEGVGQEFPKDVKEFRAVLAKYAIENDFMYHFMKNDLLRVTAVCVITGCEWKVHAILNRTNGVFHIKKCHNEHNCGSTYRTNKHKRVSSRLVANEIAGIVEKKPKTSPIDMQDWFTDKYGLDLCYHNAWLGVEKARGELYGDYEGSFDRFRWYVEAARATNPGSVLRLESDPVTKEFSRLFVLFDACIKGFNYCRPFLCLDATHLKGRFKGTLLAATGKDANQCLFPIAYAICDAENDANWTWFLGLLRSTLSTRPITFITDRNAGLVNNIPVMFPGCHHAYCLYHIQFNLTDHFPGRFRKSFRNRLVELFNKCAYASSVLVYKAAEEDFYQFGGDKARTFIASVPKKHWSNAYFKGQRYGEMSSSAVESFNNWILKARKMPVFYLVDELRRKIMKQMAAKRVKSMKWNSVIYPNMDKKLARQRTPNRTLLDTNTSKHHYNTKITILHIFKRLKKMEKFYRSLHEERLFRLIIVNITMPYSAVSLIKWGNFEDDL